The DNA window CGCCAGCGAGGTGGCCGTCAACAGGTTGCGGGCGCGCTCAAGTTTTTCCTGATAGATCATGTTGTGGATGGTCTGGCCCGTTTCGTCTTTGAAGCGCTTTTCCAGATTGGAACGCGACATGCCCACCGCATCCAGCACCTGTTCCACCTTGATGCCTTTGCAAGCGTGGTAGCGAATGTAGTGCATCGCCTGAATCACCGCCGGATCGCGCAGTGAACGGAAATCGGTGGAGCGGCGTTCAATCACCTTCACCGGCGGCACCAGAATGCGCTGCAGCGGCGGCCGTTGCCCATTGAGCAACTGGTGCAGCAGTTTGGCGGCGCGGTAGCCCATCTGGCGCGATCCCTGCGCCACCGAAGAGAGCGCCACCCGCGACAGGTAGCGCGTCAGCTCTTCGTTATCGATGCCGATCACGCACAGTTTTTCCGGCACCGCAATGTCCAGGTGCTCGCACACCTGCAACAGATGGCGCGCGCGGGCATCGGTCACGGCGATAATGCCGGTTTGCTGCGGCAGCGTTTGCACCCAGTCAGCCAGGCGGTTCTGGGCGTACTGCCAGTTTTCCGGCGCGGTGGCCATACCCTGGTACACCACCCCCTGATATTGCTCGGCCGCCACCCGTTGGCGGAAGGCATGCTCGCGCTCCTGCGCCCAGCGCTTGCCGCCCTCAATCGGCAAACCGTAAAAGGCAAAGCGGTTCAGCCCCTTTTCCTTCAGGTGCATAAAGGCCGCTTCGACCAGCGCGGCGTTATCGGTGGCGATATAATGCACCGGCGGGTAATCCTCGGGGCAGTGATAAGAGCCGCCAACGCCGACGATCGGCACATTCACGTTTGCCAACAGGCGTTCAATTTCGCGATCGTCGTAATCGGCGATCACCCCATCCCCCAACCACTCCCTGATGTTATCGATACGGCAACGAAAATCCTCTTCGATAAAAATGTCCCAGTCACACTGCGATGCCTGCAAATACTCGCCGACGCCTTCCACAACCTGGCGGTCATACACTTTGTTGGCGTTGAACAGTAACGTGATGCGGTAGCGCTTCTCGAACATGGTGTACACTCCTGGAAAACACGCGGGCAAAGCCCGCGAGAGCCGGCAGTGAGTAGCCATTTATAAAGATATCAAGGCGCGAACCGTGCAGTTTGGCCGGCCCCAATTAAACGGCGAGCAACGCAGAAGCGCGGCCCAATAGCCGCCAGCGGCTCTCACGCACGATGGCGGGACACAGCCCGGCTCTCTGGATAGCACACGCCGGCCAGAGAGCTGGAATAATTGCGCGATAACTGTGAGCCAGCGCGCTTTTTACACCCGCCGTTTGGTTGCGGAATCCATCCACACCGCCAGTAGCAAGATGCTGCCTTTCACGATGTACTGCCAGAAAGTGGGGACATCCAGCATGCTCATGCCGTTGTCGAGCGACGCCATAATAAACGCCCCCATCACCGCCCCCGCCACGCTGCCGATGCCGCCGGCCAGGCTGGTGCCGCCGATCACGCAGGCGGCGATGGCGTCCAGTTCGGCAATGTTGCCGGCGGAAGGCGAACCGGCGCCCAGGCGCGAGCTGAGGATCAGCCCGGCAATCGCCACCATCAGGCCGTTGATGGCGAATACCGCCAGCTTGGTGCGCTCAACGTTTACCCCCGACAGGCGCGCGGCGTCGATATTGCCGCCGATGGCGTAAATCCGCCGGCCAAAGGCGGTACGGGTGGCCATGAACATCCCGGCCAGCATCAGGGCGGTGAGGATCAGCACCGGCGTCGGCA is part of the Gibbsiella quercinecans genome and encodes:
- the xylR gene encoding D-xylose utilization transcriptional activator XylR (D-xylose enhances binding of XylR to the xyl promoter and activates transcription.), with protein sequence MFEKRYRITLLFNANKVYDRQVVEGVGEYLQASQCDWDIFIEEDFRCRIDNIREWLGDGVIADYDDREIERLLANVNVPIVGVGGSYHCPEDYPPVHYIATDNAALVEAAFMHLKEKGLNRFAFYGLPIEGGKRWAQEREHAFRQRVAAEQYQGVVYQGMATAPENWQYAQNRLADWVQTLPQQTGIIAVTDARARHLLQVCEHLDIAVPEKLCVIGIDNEELTRYLSRVALSSVAQGSRQMGYRAAKLLHQLLNGQRPPLQRILVPPVKVIERRSTDFRSLRDPAVIQAMHYIRYHACKGIKVEQVLDAVGMSRSNLEKRFKDETGQTIHNMIYQEKLERARNLLTATSLAINEISQMCGYPSLQYFYSVFKKGYGTTPREYRARFGEVGY